One region of Glutamicibacter sp. B1 genomic DNA includes:
- a CDS encoding glutamyl-tRNA reductase: MVFLSLVASHSQLDLETVAQISASADGLAAASVNGSAAINGAVVLATCNRFEVYADVEQVDDATEHLVNTLADSTDLSRDFLAKRLTTLEGEPVIEHLFSVGAGLDSAVVGEREIAGQVRRALTQAQQEKTTTSNLTRLFQNATRAAKDVGSNTDLGLQGKSVVSVALDLAEELMAGDRDWSEQDVVLFGTGSYAGATMALLKERGVKRISVYSHSGRAADFTSKRGGFPLTEELLPQALREADVIVGCSGGGHQISRSELEALRVKNHPLIAIDMALTHDFDPTLVELPDAELITLESVRMAAPTEQAMAVHAASRIVKKATAEFAAAQREREADFAIVALREHTKTVLDAEIAKVRAQHGCSAAAEEVELAMRRMVRQLLHIPTVRARELAGEGRTDEYVAALETLYGLELSEPETQVAKAQPSEAQASTPAASCPVIPEPKSA; this comes from the coding sequence GTGGTTTTCTTATCTCTTGTCGCTTCGCATTCGCAGCTCGATCTTGAGACCGTCGCGCAAATTAGCGCCTCGGCCGACGGGCTGGCAGCTGCCTCCGTTAACGGCTCGGCGGCCATCAATGGTGCCGTCGTACTCGCCACGTGCAACCGATTCGAGGTGTATGCGGACGTTGAACAAGTAGACGATGCCACCGAGCACCTAGTCAATACCCTGGCGGATTCCACCGACCTTTCCCGAGACTTCTTGGCTAAGCGCCTGACCACGCTTGAGGGTGAGCCGGTCATCGAGCACCTGTTCTCAGTAGGTGCCGGATTGGACTCGGCTGTCGTGGGAGAACGCGAAATCGCCGGACAGGTTCGCCGCGCGCTCACCCAAGCGCAGCAGGAAAAAACCACGACCAGCAACCTCACCCGTTTGTTCCAAAACGCTACGCGCGCCGCTAAGGACGTCGGCTCGAATACCGATCTGGGCCTGCAGGGCAAGTCGGTCGTTTCTGTTGCTTTGGACTTGGCTGAAGAACTAATGGCTGGTGACCGTGACTGGTCAGAGCAGGATGTAGTTCTGTTCGGTACTGGCTCCTATGCCGGCGCCACCATGGCGCTGCTCAAGGAACGCGGCGTCAAGCGGATTTCTGTGTACTCCCATTCAGGACGTGCCGCAGACTTCACTTCCAAGCGTGGCGGTTTCCCGCTCACCGAAGAACTCTTGCCACAGGCCCTGCGCGAAGCAGACGTAATTGTCGGTTGCTCCGGTGGTGGACACCAGATCTCACGTAGTGAGCTCGAAGCACTGCGTGTGAAGAACCACCCACTGATCGCCATCGACATGGCGTTGACCCACGACTTTGATCCCACGCTGGTTGAATTGCCGGACGCTGAGTTGATCACCCTTGAGTCAGTGCGCATGGCTGCACCTACCGAGCAGGCCATGGCTGTTCATGCAGCAAGTCGCATCGTTAAGAAAGCCACCGCTGAATTCGCGGCTGCACAACGTGAGCGTGAAGCAGATTTCGCCATTGTCGCCCTGCGTGAACACACCAAGACCGTTTTGGATGCTGAAATTGCCAAGGTGCGCGCACAGCACGGTTGTTCCGCCGCTGCCGAAGAAGTTGAACTAGCCATGCGACGCATGGTCCGTCAGCTCTTGCATATCCCTACGGTTCGCGCCCGCGAACTGGCTGGTGAAGGCCGCACCGACGAATATGTTGCAGCTCTTGAAACCCTCTATGGTTTGGAGCTTTCTGAGCCGGAAACTCAGGTAGCTAAAGCACAGCCATCCGAGGCTCAGGCCTCAACCCCTGCAGCTAGCTGCCCCGTGATTCCTGAACCAAAATCGGCTTAG
- the hemE gene encoding uroporphyrinogen decarboxylase gives MTLSQNHPMLDGRTQDSALIQALTGKTPSHHPVWFMRQAGRSLPEYMKLREGVSMLDSCLDPAMASEITLQPVRRHKVDAGIFFSDIVIPLRLAGIGVDIVPGVGPVLDNPIRTAEQVAALPEVTDQSLEPIREAVKLTVAELGKTPLIGFAGAPFTVAAYMVEGKPSRDHLGPRTMMYSEPEVWDGLMKWAAKASGLFLRAQVEAGASAAQLFDSWAGSLSLPDYEKYVAPYSNLALDHVRDLGVPMIHFGTGTGELLTAMRDIGVDTVGVDYRIPLETAIERLGQDVSVQGNIDPALLSAPWEVLEAHVREVVEAGKKARGHVVNLGHGVPPTTDPDVLSKVVELIHSL, from the coding sequence ATGACCCTGTCGCAGAACCATCCGATGCTTGATGGACGTACCCAAGATTCCGCTTTGATCCAAGCTTTGACTGGCAAGACGCCGTCGCACCACCCAGTGTGGTTCATGCGTCAGGCTGGACGTTCCTTGCCTGAGTACATGAAGCTACGCGAAGGCGTGAGCATGCTGGACTCCTGCTTAGATCCTGCGATGGCCAGCGAAATCACTTTGCAGCCGGTACGTCGTCACAAGGTTGATGCCGGCATCTTCTTCTCTGACATTGTGATCCCACTACGTTTAGCCGGGATCGGCGTGGACATTGTTCCTGGCGTGGGCCCGGTGTTGGATAACCCGATTCGTACCGCCGAGCAGGTTGCTGCGCTGCCAGAGGTGACCGATCAGTCACTGGAACCCATTCGTGAAGCAGTGAAGCTCACCGTGGCTGAACTGGGCAAGACCCCATTGATCGGTTTCGCTGGCGCACCGTTTACCGTGGCCGCCTACATGGTCGAGGGCAAACCAAGCCGCGACCACCTCGGCCCGCGCACCATGATGTACAGCGAACCAGAAGTTTGGGACGGGCTGATGAAGTGGGCTGCTAAGGCCTCGGGTCTGTTCCTGCGCGCACAGGTGGAAGCCGGCGCTTCTGCCGCTCAGCTCTTTGATTCCTGGGCCGGATCTCTATCATTGCCAGACTATGAGAAGTACGTGGCACCGTATTCCAACCTGGCACTGGATCACGTGCGCGATCTTGGTGTGCCGATGATCCACTTCGGCACCGGAACCGGCGAATTGCTCACCGCCATGCGCGATATCGGCGTAGACACAGTGGGCGTGGACTACCGGATTCCACTGGAAACCGCCATCGAACGCCTCGGTCAAGATGTTTCGGTTCAGGGCAACATCGATCCAGCCTTGCTGTCGGCCCCATGGGAAGTATTGGAAGCACATGTGCGCGAAGTAGTGGAAGCAGGCAAGAAGGCGCGCGGGCATGTGGTGAACTTGGGCCATGGTGTTCCACCAACCACTGACCCGGATGTGCTGAGCAAAGTGGTGGAGCTCATTCACTCGCTGTAA
- a CDS encoding DUF3107 domain-containing protein, whose protein sequence is MEIRIGIQNVAREVVLESELSNSEVNDLVSKAIADGTSLALKDPKGREVLIPAAGIAYVEIGPEEVRRVGFAQ, encoded by the coding sequence ATGGAAATCCGGATTGGCATTCAGAATGTAGCCCGCGAAGTTGTACTTGAATCCGAGCTCAGCAACTCAGAAGTCAACGATCTGGTTTCAAAGGCAATCGCCGATGGAACAAGCCTTGCGCTCAAAGACCCAAAGGGTCGTGAAGTACTTATCCCAGCTGCAGGCATCGCATACGTAGAGATCGGCCCAGAAGAGGTCCGTCGCGTGGGCTTCGCACAGTAG
- a CDS encoding TetR/AcrR family transcriptional regulator, whose amino-acid sequence MTELENIKSARSQRMPREARRRQLLQAAHQVFVAHGYHGASMDEIAEVALVSKPVLYQHFPGKRELYLALLDSHLADFSRQLDEAIDSTTDNRQRVFATINTYYSYIKGESQAYRLIFESDVLSDALIAGRIEKFNNTLAASIARVVVQDTDLTEAEGLLAGRALAGLSQVSARYWASTDEVVDQATAVDLISRLAWRGISQFPKEN is encoded by the coding sequence ATGACGGAACTTGAAAACATCAAAAGCGCCCGTTCACAGCGCATGCCTCGTGAGGCTCGACGCCGTCAACTGTTGCAGGCTGCACATCAGGTTTTTGTTGCTCATGGCTACCACGGCGCCTCAATGGATGAAATTGCTGAAGTCGCGCTAGTCTCCAAGCCAGTGCTGTACCAGCACTTCCCAGGTAAGCGCGAACTCTATCTCGCATTACTCGACTCGCACCTCGCCGATTTCAGTCGGCAACTCGATGAAGCGATTGACTCGACCACCGACAACCGCCAGCGAGTCTTTGCGACCATTAACACTTACTACAGTTACATCAAGGGCGAATCCCAAGCCTACCGACTGATTTTTGAATCAGATGTACTCTCTGATGCTCTTATTGCCGGCCGTATTGAAAAATTCAACAATACGCTCGCAGCGTCCATAGCTCGTGTAGTCGTTCAAGACACCGACTTAACTGAGGCTGAAGGTCTGCTGGCAGGCCGAGCACTGGCCGGACTGAGCCAAGTCTCGGCTCGTTATTGGGCGTCCACAGACGAGGTAGTGGACCAAGCTACCGCAGTAGATCTGATTTCACGTTTAGCTTGGCGCGGAATTTCGCAGTTCCCCAAGGAAAACTAG